A portion of the Desulfomicrobium apsheronum genome contains these proteins:
- a CDS encoding metallophosphoesterase family protein — MFRFIHAADIHLDSPLRGLESYPDAPVEQIRGAARRAFDNLVSLAIDEGVAFVLLAGDLFDGDWKDYNTGLYFTHRMGRLREAGIRVFLVSGNHDAASSLTRALSLPDNVTIFSHKKPETKVLDELGVAIHGQSFAGRSVTEDLSRAYPQALPGLCNIGLLHTSLTGRAGHEPYAPCTLEGLASKGYDYWALGHVHQGEVVQTHQWVVFSGNIQARHIREAGAKGCRLVTVEDGRITDAEFRCLDVLRFALCRVDLSPCERIEAVADRVREAMECERRDAEGRPVALRVVLEGRSALHEQLHRLEERLRDDFRVMAADLGDVWLEKLRIATKPLASGGDAPDADSPLGGLVQAIAQLRLDSVPLTEMVPEFEALRSKLPAELLGDADPFGPDEEGLAMLRDEVREMLMARLQEGA, encoded by the coding sequence ATGTTCCGCTTCATTCATGCCGCAGACATCCACCTCGACAGCCCCCTGAGGGGCCTCGAATCCTACCCCGACGCCCCCGTGGAGCAGATCCGCGGGGCCGCGCGGCGGGCCTTCGATAATCTGGTCAGCCTCGCCATCGATGAGGGCGTGGCCTTTGTCCTGCTGGCCGGGGACCTCTTTGACGGCGACTGGAAGGACTACAACACCGGCCTGTACTTCACCCACCGCATGGGCCGCCTGCGCGAGGCGGGCATCCGGGTTTTCCTGGTTTCCGGCAACCATGACGCGGCCAGCTCCCTGACCCGCGCCCTCAGCCTGCCGGACAATGTGACTATTTTCTCCCACAAGAAACCGGAAACCAAGGTGCTCGATGAGCTGGGCGTGGCCATCCACGGCCAGAGCTTCGCCGGGCGCAGCGTGACCGAGGACCTGAGCCGCGCCTATCCGCAGGCTCTGCCCGGCCTGTGCAACATCGGCCTGCTGCACACCAGTCTGACCGGCCGCGCCGGGCACGAGCCCTACGCCCCGTGCACCCTGGAAGGCCTGGCCTCCAAGGGCTACGATTATTGGGCCCTGGGGCATGTGCACCAGGGCGAGGTCGTGCAGACCCATCAGTGGGTGGTCTTTTCCGGCAACATCCAGGCCCGGCACATCCGCGAAGCCGGGGCCAAGGGCTGTAGGCTCGTCACCGTCGAGGACGGGCGGATCACGGACGCGGAATTCCGGTGCCTCGACGTCTTGCGCTTTGCGCTCTGCCGGGTGGACCTTTCGCCGTGCGAGCGCATCGAAGCCGTGGCCGACCGCGTGCGCGAGGCCATGGAGTGTGAGCGGCGCGACGCCGAAGGCCGTCCCGTGGCGCTGCGGGTCGTGCTCGAGGGGCGCAGCGCCCTGCATGAACAGCTGCATCGCCTTGAGGAGCGCCTGCGTGATGACTTCCGCGTCATGGCCGCAGACCTGGGCGACGTGTGGCTCGAAAAGCTGCGTATCGCCACGAAACCCCTGGCTTCCGGCGGCGACGCACCGGATGCCGATTCCCCGCTGGGTGGCCTGGTGCAGGCCATCGCGCAGCTGCGCCTCGACTCGGTCCCGCTCACGGAAATGGTGCCCGAGTTCGAGGCCCTGCGCTCCAAGCTTCCCGCCGAGCTGCTGGGGGACGCCGATCCATTTGGCCCTGACGAGGAAGGGCTGGCCATGCTGCGCGACGAGGTTCGGGAGATGCTCATGGCCAGGCTGCAGGAGGGCGCATGA
- a CDS encoding ATP-binding protein, with product MKIKRLEFKAYGPFSDRVLDFDSALPGLHVVHGPNEAGKSSAMRALQALFYGFPLRTGDNFLHAYDQLLVGGCLQRADGDELCFYRRKKNKNDLFDAQDQPLPAEALAPYLQGLGQDLFSSMYGINHETLVQGGQSILDQEGEIGQALFSAGAGFASLRAVIDGLDREADGLFRPRGTSREISLAVAHYKELQSRLRQVSLGSQEWTRHRQALAQAEEELRVLTSRGLELEREIHRLERLGRALPYLGRRNLALEKLQAMGEVVILPDDFGARRRQLDEERRLAKVRLEGALQRLAELEGMQVAAGLNQAVLDHADDIEDLHQRLGEYRKGQKDYPGLEGMRVAYKTEAAQLLRRIRPDLDVGQAESLRPGLARRKSVQTLGQRREAVLQEVRQAEQRLRELQRELEGRKAELAAAGPAAEAGNLIQALNLVLKAGDLDGELERRRADLLRVRDACQAALQRLGLWDGTLDEVAGVRLPLPETVNEFEQALQVMDEELRRHSVEEERLSQELANLNRELRAIEHASVVPSETELAGCRARREQGWSLLRRCWLDGEDVTGESLLYAPEQPLPEAYEESVELADQTADRMYREADRVQKHGQLLAGIEAASRNLDESRRRSEISRQAREDLLARWRKQWAASSIIPLGPREMRAWLGNFEALRLQVEELGRIEAEVRAGQARQQELRAELLRELAAAQEQPSVPGTGIEPVVRRAQAVVESLREANSRREALVRSVRELEAARSKAEAGVQTARLNLDEWRQAWEEALGFLGLPGGASPDEASDYVETVQECLAKLHEEDVLRKRLKGIERDARAFENSVRELAALIAPDEKELDAALTVGRLKGLLAQAVRDQAVSMRHAQEKAALHETSRVLREELRLLDEGMAALRLQSHCADDECMDAAERRFAEYAEVRRELHEVESTLAGMAEGGTLQDLEALAAGQDADALPGRIVALRAELDEEVRPRTGPLAERVGQEKSELARMNGDDAAARIAEEMQEVLARIARLTDSFIRLKLASRVLRAEIERYRAAHQDPLLAIASGLFKDLTLGSFAALRADIDDGDRPVLMGVRSNGFLVRVEGMSSGTRDQLYLALRLASLQLRLQSTEAMPFIVDDILINFDEERARATLEVFAGMAGLNQIIMFTHQAQIADMARKMGMEDRVFVHGL from the coding sequence ATGAAGATTAAACGCCTGGAGTTCAAGGCCTACGGGCCGTTCAGCGACCGTGTGCTGGATTTCGATTCGGCCCTGCCCGGGCTGCACGTCGTCCACGGTCCCAACGAGGCGGGCAAATCAAGCGCCATGCGCGCGCTACAGGCCCTTTTTTACGGGTTCCCGCTCCGCACGGGCGACAATTTTCTGCACGCCTACGACCAGCTGCTGGTCGGGGGCTGCCTGCAGCGCGCCGACGGCGACGAGCTGTGTTTCTACCGGCGCAAGAAGAACAAGAATGACCTCTTCGACGCCCAGGACCAGCCCCTCCCCGCCGAGGCCCTCGCCCCGTACCTGCAGGGGCTGGGGCAGGACCTCTTTTCCAGCATGTACGGCATCAACCACGAGACCCTTGTCCAGGGAGGGCAGAGTATCCTCGACCAGGAAGGCGAGATCGGGCAGGCCCTGTTCTCGGCCGGAGCGGGCTTTGCGTCCCTTCGGGCCGTCATCGACGGCCTTGATCGCGAGGCCGACGGGCTGTTCCGGCCACGGGGCACCAGCCGGGAGATCAGCCTGGCCGTCGCGCATTACAAGGAGCTGCAGTCGCGCCTGCGCCAGGTCAGCCTGGGCAGCCAGGAGTGGACTAGGCACCGCCAGGCCCTGGCCCAGGCCGAGGAGGAGCTGCGCGTTTTGACCAGTCGGGGCCTTGAGCTGGAGCGCGAGATCCACCGGCTTGAGCGCCTGGGCCGGGCCTTGCCGTATCTGGGACGGCGAAATTTGGCGCTCGAAAAACTTCAAGCTATGGGCGAGGTTGTAATCCTGCCCGATGATTTCGGCGCCAGACGGCGGCAGTTGGATGAAGAGCGGCGTCTGGCCAAGGTCCGTCTGGAAGGCGCGCTGCAGCGGTTGGCCGAGCTAGAGGGCATGCAGGTTGCCGCCGGCCTGAACCAGGCGGTCCTCGACCATGCCGACGACATCGAGGATCTGCATCAGCGTCTGGGCGAGTACCGCAAGGGCCAGAAGGATTACCCCGGCCTCGAAGGCATGCGCGTGGCCTACAAGACCGAAGCGGCCCAGCTCCTGCGCCGCATCCGGCCGGACCTCGACGTCGGGCAGGCCGAGAGCCTGCGCCCGGGGCTGGCCAGGCGCAAGTCGGTCCAGACCCTTGGGCAGCGGCGCGAGGCTGTGCTGCAGGAGGTCCGCCAGGCCGAACAGCGCCTGCGCGAGCTGCAGCGCGAGCTTGAGGGCAGGAAGGCCGAACTGGCCGCCGCGGGTCCGGCCGCCGAGGCCGGGAACCTGATCCAGGCCCTGAATCTGGTGCTGAAAGCCGGTGATCTGGACGGCGAGCTGGAACGCCGCCGGGCGGACCTGCTGCGCGTCCGGGACGCCTGTCAGGCCGCCTTGCAGCGCCTCGGGCTGTGGGACGGAACCCTGGACGAGGTGGCGGGAGTCCGCCTGCCGCTGCCCGAGACCGTGAATGAATTTGAACAGGCGCTGCAAGTGATGGACGAGGAGCTGCGGCGGCACTCCGTCGAAGAGGAGCGCTTGAGCCAGGAGCTGGCCAACCTGAACCGGGAGTTGCGCGCCATCGAGCACGCTTCCGTGGTCCCGTCGGAGACCGAGCTGGCCGGCTGCCGCGCCCGCCGCGAACAGGGCTGGTCGCTGCTGCGCCGGTGCTGGCTCGACGGGGAGGACGTGACGGGCGAAAGCCTTCTCTATGCGCCTGAGCAGCCCCTGCCCGAGGCGTACGAAGAGAGCGTGGAGCTGGCCGACCAGACCGCCGACCGCATGTACCGCGAAGCGGACCGGGTGCAGAAGCACGGCCAGCTTCTGGCTGGGATCGAGGCCGCGAGCCGGAATCTGGACGAGTCGCGCCGCAGGTCGGAAATCTCGCGCCAGGCGCGTGAGGATCTTCTGGCGCGCTGGCGCAAGCAGTGGGCCGCAAGCTCGATCATCCCCCTTGGCCCGCGCGAGATGCGGGCCTGGCTGGGCAATTTCGAGGCCCTGCGCCTGCAGGTCGAGGAACTCGGCAGAATCGAGGCCGAGGTACGGGCCGGGCAGGCGCGGCAGCAGGAATTGCGGGCTGAGCTGCTGCGGGAGCTGGCGGCGGCGCAGGAGCAGCCGTCCGTACCCGGAACAGGGATCGAGCCGGTGGTGCGTCGGGCCCAGGCCGTGGTCGAGAGCCTGCGCGAAGCCAACTCCAGGCGCGAAGCCCTGGTCAGGTCGGTTCGCGAGCTGGAGGCGGCCCGGAGCAAGGCCGAGGCGGGCGTGCAGACCGCCCGCCTGAATCTGGACGAGTGGCGGCAGGCCTGGGAGGAGGCCCTCGGATTTCTTGGCCTGCCTGGCGGCGCGTCCCCGGACGAGGCCTCCGATTATGTGGAGACGGTGCAGGAGTGCCTGGCCAAGCTCCACGAAGAGGATGTGCTGCGCAAGCGCCTCAAGGGCATCGAGCGCGACGCGCGGGCCTTCGAGAACAGCGTGCGCGAGCTCGCCGCCCTGATCGCCCCGGACGAAAAGGAGCTCGATGCGGCGCTGACGGTGGGGCGGCTCAAGGGCCTTCTGGCCCAGGCCGTGCGGGACCAGGCTGTCTCCATGCGGCACGCCCAGGAAAAGGCCGCCCTGCACGAGACTTCCCGCGTCCTGCGCGAGGAGCTGCGGCTTTTGGACGAAGGCATGGCCGCCCTGCGTTTGCAGTCGCATTGCGCGGACGACGAGTGCATGGACGCGGCCGAGCGCCGTTTTGCCGAGTATGCCGAGGTGCGCCGGGAGCTGCACGAGGTTGAATCGACCCTGGCCGGCATGGCCGAGGGCGGCACCCTGCAGGATCTGGAGGCGCTGGCCGCCGGACAGGACGCCGATGCCCTGCCCGGCAGGATCGTGGCCCTGCGCGCGGAGCTCGATGAGGAGGTCAGGCCGCGGACCGGGCCTTTGGCGGAGCGAGTGGGCCAGGAAAAAAGCGAGCTGGCGCGCATGAACGGCGATGACGCCGCCGCGCGCATCGCCGAGGAGATGCAGGAGGTTCTGGCCCGCATCGCGCGCCTGACGGACAGCTTCATCCGGCTCAAGCTCGCCTCCCGGGTGCTGCGCGCAGAGATCGAGCGCTACCGGGCTGCCCACCAGGACCCGCTGCTGGCTATCGCCTCCGGCCTGTTCAAGGACCTGACCCTGGGCTCCTTCGCCGCGCTGCGGGCGGATATCGACGACGGCGACAGGCCCGTTCTCATGGGCGTGCGTTCAAACGGGTTTCTGGTGCGGGTCGAGGGCATGAGCTCCGGCACCAGGGATCAGCTCTACCTGGCCCTGCGCCTGGCCAGCCTGCAACTGCGTCTGCAGAGCACGGAGGCCATGCCCTTCATCGTCGACGACATCCTCATCAATTTCGACGAAGAGCGCGCCAGGGCCACCCTCGAAGTGTTCGCCGGCATGGCGGGCCTCAACCAGATCATCATGTTCACCCACCAGGCCCAGATCGCGGACATGGCACGGAAGATGGGGATGGAAGACCGGGTGTTCGTGCACGGGCTGTAG
- a CDS encoding efflux RND transporter periplasmic adaptor subunit, with translation MNTTRRRRPWRILLFVLLCLALAALLITGFWPAPLPVQTGRVASAPMTVSVTEEGKTRIRSRYVVFPPTAGFLRRVELRAGARILAGRTVLAVLTPEASTFLNPRSRAEAQARLDAAVAAERVRRAERERVATSLELARTDLARLDVLLKSGAVARQEWDRAENQVRVLERELQAATFALQVAGHEARVAQAALSRGAAPGQDEVVPILAPVDGYVLAVMEENARAVAASTPIMEVGDPRDLEIEIELLSTDAVAVTPGAEAAIAHWGGQGELRARVTVVEPGGFTKVSAIGVEEQRVKVRAELMDELPPGLLLGDRYGVQARIVTWRGDKVLQVPTGALFRRGNAWMAFVLEGSKAVLRTVEVGHENGQAAEVRDGLKEGERVILHPPDTLADGMRVREEGQ, from the coding sequence ATGAACACTACGCGCAGGCGCCGTCCGTGGCGCATCCTCCTTTTCGTCCTTCTGTGCCTCGCCCTGGCCGCCCTCCTGATCACGGGCTTCTGGCCCGCGCCTCTGCCCGTGCAGACGGGTCGGGTGGCCAGCGCGCCCATGACCGTCAGCGTGACCGAGGAAGGCAAGACGCGCATCCGCAGCCGCTACGTGGTCTTCCCGCCCACCGCGGGCTTCCTGCGACGCGTGGAGCTGCGCGCCGGGGCACGGATCCTGGCGGGCCGGACCGTGCTGGCCGTGCTGACGCCCGAGGCCTCGACCTTCCTGAACCCGCGCTCCCGGGCCGAAGCGCAGGCCAGGCTGGACGCGGCCGTAGCCGCCGAGCGCGTGCGCCGGGCCGAGCGCGAGCGCGTGGCCACGAGCCTGGAGCTGGCGCGCACGGACCTCGCGCGCCTGGACGTCCTGCTGAAAAGCGGCGCCGTGGCCCGGCAGGAATGGGACAGGGCGGAGAATCAGGTGCGCGTGCTGGAGCGGGAGCTGCAGGCGGCGACCTTCGCCCTGCAGGTGGCCGGACACGAAGCCCGCGTGGCCCAGGCGGCCTTGAGCCGGGGCGCCGCGCCAGGCCAGGACGAGGTCGTGCCCATCCTGGCCCCGGTGGACGGGTACGTCCTGGCCGTCATGGAGGAGAACGCCCGCGCCGTGGCTGCGTCCACGCCCATCATGGAGGTCGGCGACCCGCGCGATCTGGAGATCGAGATCGAACTGCTCTCGACCGACGCCGTGGCCGTGACGCCCGGGGCCGAGGCGGCCATCGCGCACTGGGGCGGCCAGGGGGAGCTGCGGGCCAGGGTGACGGTGGTGGAGCCCGGGGGGTTCACCAAGGTCTCGGCCATCGGCGTGGAGGAACAGCGGGTCAAGGTGCGGGCCGAGCTCATGGACGAACTGCCGCCGGGACTGCTTCTGGGGGACCGCTACGGGGTGCAGGCCAGGATCGTCACCTGGCGCGGGGACAAGGTGCTGCAGGTGCCGACCGGAGCCCTGTTCAGACGCGGGAACGCATGGATGGCCTTTGTGCTGGAGGGGAGCAAGGCGGTGTTGCGTACGGTGGAGGTCGGCCACGAGAACGGCCAGGCCGCCGAGGTGCGGGACGGGCTGAAAGAAGGCGAACGGGTCATCCTGCATCCGCCGGACACCCTCGCGGACGGGATGCGGGTCAGGGAGGAGGGGCAATGA
- a CDS encoding ABC transporter permease gives MRALNVKLLRDLWSMKGQMAAVSLVMACGLMVMIMARGLVMSLETARDEYYASHRLGHVFCDLKRAPNAIGTRLREIDGVASLETRIRGALTLDLPGLREPADGLVLSLPDGRETEVNRLHLRQGRLPEPYSPDEVVVSEPFAKAHGFVPGHTLEATIYGARTTLRIVGVGMSPEYVYETRPGETVPDNRRYGTFWMSEGSLADAFILKGAFNSVILTLAPGAETGPVKKDLDRILAPYGALVAFDRSEHVSTKLIDDRIAMLKGFAIAFPVIFLSIAAFMTSAALTRLVRLQREQIAQLKAFGYSSADVGLHYFQFALAAVVAATLLGSVVGLWMGQNLVEIYRRFFQFPNLAFRPDWWALGLALAASAGASFIGVLGAVRQAVKLPPAEAMRPEPPARFEPSVLERMGLLRLLSPTQRMALRNLERRPWQAFFTALGLAMATAIPIVPGAMGDGIDYLMDFQWRLAQRQDATVSLIEPASPSALHALAAMPGVLLAEPFRVVQGRIVNGLRQRRVGLTGRLPDARLNLLLDDKGRAVDLPLAGLLLSQKLAEVLELAPGDPVRIEVQEGRRPVLETFVAGTITDFAGVGAYMDFYALGRLMGEERVISGAHLTLDNTYRGEFLDATADTPAIASAVFTSSARESFQLAMGDMMGVVQAVYFGFAVIVSCGVVYNGARIALSERTRDLATLRVLGFSEIETTMILLSELIFLTLVALLPGLVIGSEMARVLVLTANTESVRMPLVLTGRAYATAVLIVLSSSMASFLVVGRRIRKLQLLAVLKAPE, from the coding sequence ATGCGCGCCCTGAACGTCAAACTCCTGCGCGACCTGTGGTCCATGAAGGGGCAGATGGCCGCCGTGTCCCTGGTCATGGCCTGCGGCCTGATGGTCATGATCATGGCCCGCGGGCTGGTCATGTCTTTGGAGACGGCCCGGGACGAGTACTACGCCTCCCACCGCCTGGGCCACGTCTTCTGCGACCTCAAGCGCGCCCCCAACGCCATCGGGACGCGCCTGCGGGAGATCGACGGCGTGGCGTCCCTGGAGACGCGCATCAGGGGCGCCCTGACCCTGGACCTGCCCGGCCTGCGCGAACCCGCCGACGGCCTGGTCCTGTCCCTGCCCGACGGCCGGGAGACGGAGGTCAACCGCCTGCACCTGCGCCAGGGGCGCCTGCCCGAGCCCTACAGCCCGGACGAAGTCGTGGTCAGCGAACCCTTCGCCAAGGCCCACGGCTTCGTCCCCGGCCACACCCTGGAGGCCACCATCTACGGGGCGCGGACTACGCTGCGCATCGTCGGCGTCGGCATGTCGCCGGAGTACGTGTACGAGACGCGGCCCGGCGAGACCGTGCCCGACAACCGCCGCTACGGCACCTTCTGGATGAGCGAAGGGTCCCTGGCCGACGCCTTCATCCTCAAGGGCGCCTTCAACAGCGTCATCCTGACCCTTGCCCCCGGAGCCGAAACCGGTCCCGTGAAGAAGGACCTGGACCGCATCCTGGCCCCTTACGGCGCGCTGGTAGCCTTCGACCGCTCGGAGCACGTCTCGACCAAGCTCATCGACGACCGCATCGCCATGCTCAAAGGGTTCGCCATCGCCTTCCCGGTCATTTTCCTGTCCATCGCCGCCTTCATGACCAGCGCGGCCCTGACGCGACTGGTCCGCCTGCAGCGCGAGCAGATCGCCCAGCTCAAGGCCTTTGGCTACTCCTCGGCGGACGTGGGGCTGCACTATTTCCAATTCGCCCTGGCCGCCGTCGTGGCCGCCACCCTGCTGGGCTCCGTGGTCGGCCTGTGGATGGGGCAGAATCTGGTGGAGATCTACCGCCGCTTCTTCCAGTTCCCGAACCTCGCCTTCCGTCCCGACTGGTGGGCTCTCGGGCTGGCGTTGGCCGCCAGCGCCGGGGCGTCCTTCATCGGTGTGCTCGGGGCCGTGCGCCAGGCCGTGAAACTGCCCCCGGCCGAGGCCATGCGGCCCGAGCCTCCGGCGCGCTTCGAGCCGTCCGTCCTGGAGCGCATGGGCCTTTTGCGCCTGCTCTCGCCCACCCAGCGCATGGCCCTGCGCAATCTGGAACGCAGGCCCTGGCAGGCCTTCTTCACGGCGCTGGGCCTGGCCATGGCCACGGCCATCCCCATCGTGCCCGGGGCCATGGGCGACGGCATCGACTACCTCATGGACTTCCAGTGGCGGCTGGCCCAGCGCCAGGACGCCACCGTATCGCTCATCGAACCCGCCTCCCCGTCCGCCCTGCACGCCCTGGCGGCCATGCCGGGAGTGCTGCTCGCCGAGCCCTTCCGCGTGGTGCAGGGACGCATCGTCAACGGCCTGCGCCAGCGCCGCGTCGGCCTGACCGGACGGCTGCCCGACGCGCGCCTGAACCTGCTCCTCGACGACAAAGGGCGTGCCGTGGACCTGCCGCTGGCGGGCCTGCTCCTGTCCCAGAAGCTGGCCGAGGTGCTGGAGCTTGCGCCCGGGGACCCGGTGCGCATCGAGGTCCAGGAAGGCCGACGCCCGGTGCTCGAGACCTTCGTGGCCGGGACCATCACGGACTTCGCCGGGGTCGGGGCCTACATGGACTTTTACGCCCTGGGGCGGCTCATGGGCGAGGAGCGCGTCATCAGCGGCGCGCACCTGACCCTGGACAACACGTACCGGGGCGAGTTTCTGGACGCGACGGCGGACACCCCGGCCATCGCATCGGCCGTCTTCACCTCCTCGGCCCGCGAGAGCTTCCAGCTGGCCATGGGCGATATGATGGGCGTGGTGCAGGCCGTCTATTTCGGCTTCGCCGTCATCGTGTCCTGCGGGGTGGTCTACAACGGGGCGCGCATCGCCCTGTCCGAGCGCACCCGCGACCTGGCCACCCTGCGCGTGCTGGGCTTCTCCGAAATCGAAACGACCATGATCCTGCTCTCGGAACTCATTTTCCTGACCCTGGTGGCCCTGCTGCCGGGGCTTGTGATCGGTAGCGAGATGGCGCGGGTCCTGGTCCTCACGGCCAACACCGAGTCCGTGCGCATGCCGCTGGTGCTGACCGGCAGGGCTTACGCCACGGCCGTACTCATTGTTCTCTCGTCGTCCATGGCGTCCTTCCTCGTGGTCGGACGCCGCATCAGAAAACTGCAACTCCTCGCCGTACTGAAGGCTCCCGAATGA
- a CDS encoding ABC transporter ATP-binding protein: MTTPPPSPLIRALDLTKVYYPGAAVEVRALGGVSLDLFPGELVVLLGASGSGKSTLLNILGGLDTPTSGSLSYRGQDLTGADETTLTAYRRENVGFIFQFYNLIPSLTARENVALITDIADDPMDPAEALNRVGLSGRMDHFPSQLSGGEQQRVAIARAIAKNPDVLLCDEPTGALDVRTGITVLSAIERINAELGTLAVVITHNVAIADMADRVILLSDGRITDIRANATRRRAEELEW; the protein is encoded by the coding sequence ATGACCACGCCTCCCCCCTCCCCCCTCATCCGCGCCCTGGACCTGACCAAGGTCTATTACCCCGGCGCGGCAGTGGAGGTGCGGGCCCTGGGCGGGGTCAGCTTGGACCTCTTTCCCGGCGAACTGGTCGTGCTCCTCGGCGCGTCCGGCAGCGGCAAATCGACCCTGCTGAACATCCTGGGCGGCCTCGACACCCCCACCAGCGGATCCCTGTCCTACCGCGGGCAGGACCTGACCGGCGCCGACGAAACAACCCTCACCGCCTACCGCCGCGAAAACGTCGGCTTCATCTTCCAGTTCTACAACCTCATTCCCAGCCTCACGGCCCGCGAGAACGTGGCCCTCATCACCGACATCGCCGACGATCCCATGGACCCGGCCGAGGCCCTGAACCGGGTCGGCCTGTCCGGACGCATGGACCACTTCCCGTCCCAGCTCTCGGGCGGCGAGCAGCAGCGCGTGGCCATCGCCCGCGCCATCGCCAAGAACCCCGACGTGCTCCTGTGCGACGAGCCCACGGGCGCCCTGGACGTGCGCACGGGCATCACCGTGCTCTCGGCCATCGAGCGCATCAACGCGGAGCTCGGCACCCTGGCTGTGGTCATCACCCACAACGTGGCCATCGCGGACATGGCCGACCGCGTCATCCTGCTCTCGGACGGGCGCATCACGGACATCCGCGCCAACGCGACCCGCCGCCGGGCGGAAGAGCTGGAGTGGTGA
- a CDS encoding cytochrome c3 family protein, which produces MNRLRTLALVGLMILGSATIALSETFEIPESVTMSPKQFEGYTPKKGDVTFNHASHMDIACQQCHHTVPDTYTIESCMTEGCHDNIKERTEISSVYRTFHTTKDTEKSCVGCHRELKRQGPSDAPLACNSCHVQ; this is translated from the coding sequence ATGAACCGTCTTCGTACGCTGGCCCTGGTAGGACTGATGATCTTAGGCAGCGCCACGATCGCCCTGAGCGAAACTTTCGAGATCCCCGAGAGCGTGACCATGAGCCCCAAGCAGTTTGAAGGCTACACGCCAAAAAAAGGGGATGTGACCTTCAATCATGCTTCGCACATGGATATCGCCTGTCAGCAGTGCCATCATACCGTGCCTGACACCTATACCATTGAAAGCTGCATGACCGAAGGCTGTCATGACAACATCAAGGAACGGACGGAAATTTCCTCGGTCTACCGGACCTTCCACACCACCAAGGACACGGAAAAAAGCTGCGTCGGCTGCCACCGCGAGCTCAAGCGCCAGGGCCCAAGCGACGCCCCCCTGGCCTGCAACAGCTGCCACGTGCAGTAA
- the fdhD gene encoding formate dehydrogenase accessory sulfurtransferase FdhD, producing MADPQPLEPLVQMDIVKVTAAGFAQETDVVATEVPVTIMTRDTEIATLMCTPEHLDDLARGFLHTSGLLARPEDFLGSEVDSAVWAVRVSLACEVDPEQLSRRTFTSGCGKGVMFASALELAGSGPMPSGFTLPAGRVQELANWFRRYSDLHHATGGVHTVALSVDGQDPELIRDDVGRHNAADKVVGRALALGLDLGRTVMITSGRISSEIVHKGRRAGISVLVSLGAPTHQAVLLAREMNLTLIGFARQNRFSIFSAPERIL from the coding sequence ATGGCAGACCCCCAGCCTTTAGAGCCTCTGGTGCAGATGGATATCGTCAAGGTCACGGCCGCCGGTTTCGCGCAAGAGACCGATGTCGTGGCCACGGAAGTGCCCGTGACCATCATGACCCGGGATACGGAAATCGCCACCCTGATGTGCACCCCCGAACATCTTGACGATCTGGCGCGTGGCTTTCTGCACACTTCGGGCTTACTGGCCCGGCCTGAGGATTTTCTGGGCTCCGAGGTCGATTCGGCCGTCTGGGCGGTGCGTGTCAGCCTTGCCTGTGAAGTGGACCCGGAGCAACTCTCCCGACGCACTTTCACTTCGGGCTGCGGCAAGGGGGTCATGTTCGCCAGTGCCCTGGAACTGGCCGGAAGCGGACCCATGCCTTCCGGGTTCACCCTCCCCGCCGGGCGCGTCCAGGAGCTTGCGAACTGGTTCCGCCGCTATTCGGACCTGCACCACGCCACGGGCGGCGTGCATACCGTGGCGCTGAGCGTGGACGGACAGGATCCGGAACTGATCCGCGACGACGTCGGACGTCACAACGCCGCCGACAAGGTCGTGGGCAGGGCCCTGGCCCTTGGCTTGGACCTGGGGCGCACGGTCATGATCACCTCGGGGCGCATTTCCTCGGAGATTGTACACAAAGGCAGAAGGGCAGGCATCTCCGTTCTTGTTTCCCTGGGCGCGCCGACTCACCAGGCCGTGCTGTTGGCGCGGGAAATGAACCTGACCCTGATCGGCTTCGCCCGCCAGAATCGCTTTTCCATTTTTTCGGCTCCGGAGCGAATTCTGTGA
- a CDS encoding rhodanese-like domain-containing protein has translation MKRRATRFVGKQCVFAAVFWILLVFSTGCLTQDERLLEPAAAVDLMSQNTNNPDFVILDVRTPGEFDQGFIEGAVLLDYHSPNFGERFAQLDRDATIFLYCRSGNRSSHVLRMADELGFRRVYDLRGGILAWKEAGLPLVKGGMKISSAPDSPAS, from the coding sequence GTGAAACGCCGCGCAACCCGGTTCGTGGGCAAGCAGTGCGTGTTTGCGGCCGTTTTTTGGATTCTGCTCGTCTTCTCGACCGGATGCCTGACCCAGGATGAACGGCTGCTCGAACCCGCTGCCGCCGTCGACCTGATGAGCCAAAACACGAACAACCCCGATTTTGTCATTCTCGACGTGCGCACACCGGGGGAATTCGACCAGGGCTTTATCGAAGGCGCTGTACTGCTTGACTACCACTCCCCCAATTTTGGTGAGCGTTTCGCACAACTGGACCGCGACGCGACCATCTTCCTGTACTGCCGCAGCGGAAATCGCAGCTCGCACGTGCTGCGGATGGCCGACGAACTGGGATTCAGGCGCGTTTACGACCTGCGCGGCGGGATTCTGGCCTGGAAAGAGGCGGGACTGCCGCTGGTAAAAGGAGGAATGAAGATATCATCAGCTCCAGACAGTCCCGCTTCATGA